One Cricetulus griseus strain 17A/GY chromosome 5, alternate assembly CriGri-PICRH-1.0, whole genome shotgun sequence genomic window carries:
- the Wiz gene encoding protein Wiz isoform X3, whose amino-acid sequence MEGVLAGGLAAPDHPRGPERLPGPAPREDIEGGTDAAEGEGDIFRSAHYLPITKEGPRDILDGRSGISVANFDPGTFSLMRCDFCGAGFDTRAGLSSHARAHLRDFGITNWELTISPINILQELLATSAAELPPSPLDHEPSVPPGSFLTSRRPRLPLTMPFPPTWAEDPGPIYGDAQSLTTCEVCGACFETRKGLSSHARSHLRQLGVAESESSGAPIDLLYELVKQKGLPDAPLGLPPSLTKKSNSPKELVAGATRPGLLSLAKPMDAPAVNKAIKSPPGFSAKGLAHPSSSPVLKKAPLTLAGSPTPKNPEDKSPQLSLSPRPTSPKAQWSQSEDEGPLNLTLDSDGGRELDCQLCGAWFETRKGLSSHARAHLRHLGVSDPDAKGSPIDVLHGLIRRDGIQIRLPPGRGALAQLGRPPSASTALSLLPPPPPAKKAKLKASGMAIPWGKQDLSAAGIFWASDVEPSPLNLSSGPEPTRDIRCEFCGEFFENRKGLSSHARSHLRQMGVTEWYVNGSPIDTLREILKRRTQSRPGGHLHPPGPSPKTLAKVVGSGGPGSSLEAHSPSDLHISPLAKKLPPPPGSPLGHSPTASPPPTARKMFSGLATPSLPKKLKPEQMRVEIKREMPPGSLHGEPHPPEGPWGTPREDLAPLNLSSRAEPVRDIRCEFCGEFFENRKGLSSHARSHLRQMGVTEWSVNGSPIDTLREILKKKSKLCLIKKEPPAGDLAPALAEDGSPTAAPGAMHSPLPLSPLASRPGKPGAGPTQVPRELSLSPISGAKPSATSYMGSVATKRPLQEDHFLPAEVKTKTYIQTELPFKAKTLHEKTSHSSTEACCELCGLYFENRKALASHARAHLRQFGVTEWCVNGSPIETLSEWIKHRPQKAGAYRSYIQGGRPFTKKFRSAGHGRDSDKRPPLGLAPGGLSLVGRSAGGEPGPEAGRAADSGERPLATSPPGTVKSEEHQRQNINKFERRQARPPDASAARGGEEANDLQQKLEEVRQPPPRVRPVPSLVPRPPQTSLVKFVGNIYTLKCRFCEVEFQGPLSIQEDWVRHLQRHILEMNFSKADPPPEEPQAPQAQTAAVEAP is encoded by the exons TGGCTAACTTCGACCCGGGCACCTTTAGCCTGATGCGATGTGACTTCTGTGGGGCTGGTTTCGATACCCGGGCCGGCCTTTCCAGTCATGCCCGGGCCCACCTGCGTGACTTTGGCATCACCAACTGGGAGCTTACCATCTCACCCATCAACATCCTGCAAGAGCTGCTGGCCACCTCAGCAGCTGAGTTGCCCCCAAGTCCCCTGGACCATGAGCCTAGTGTGCCACCTGGAAGCTTCCTGACTTCACGACGGCCACGCTTGCCTCTCACCATGCCCTTCCCACCCACCTGGGCTGAGGACCCTGGGCCAATCTACGGAGATG CTCAGAGCCTGACTACCTGTGAGGTCTGCGGTGCCTGCTTTGAGACACGAAAGGGCCTGTCCAGCCACGCACGTTCACATCTGCGGCAGCTGGGGGTCGCAGAGTCAGAAAGTAGTGGTGCTCCCATTGACCTTCTCTACGAGCTGGTGAAGCAGAAGGGCCTGCCCGACGCTCCCCTTGGGCTGCCCCCCAGCCTGACCAAGAAGTCCAACTCACCAAAGGAGTTGGTTGCTGGGGCCACTAGgcctggcctgctcagcctggccAAACCTATGGATGCCCCCGCTGTCAACAAAGCCATCAAATCACCTCCAGGCTTCTCAGCCAAGGGCCTGGCCCACCCATCCAGCTCTCCAGTTCTCAAGAAGGCCCCACTGACTCTGGCAGGATCTCCTACACCCAAGAATCCTGAGGACAAGAGCCCCCAACTATCCCTGAGCCCCCGGCCGACCTCCCCAAAGGCACAGTGGTCCCAGTCTGAGGATGAAGGGCCTCTGAATCTCA CTTTAGATAGTGACGGGGGCAGAGAGCTGGACTGCCAGCTGTGCGGTGCCTGGTTTGAGACCCGCAAGGGCCTGTCCAGCCACGCCCGCGCTCACCTGCGCCACCTGGGCGTCAGCGACCCGGATGCCAAGGGATCCCCCATAGACGTGCTCCACGGGCTCATCAGGAGGGACGGCATCCAGATCCGCCTCCCACCCGGGCGGGGAGCCCTGGCCCAGCTGGGGCggcctccttctgcctccacggccctctccttgctccctcccccACCGCCGGCCAAGAAGGCCAAGCTGAAGGCCTCGGGTATGGCCATCCCCTGGGGGAAGCAGGACCTCTCGGCCGCCGGCATTTTCTGGGCCTCTGATGTGGAGCCATCTCCTCTCAACCTCT cTTCAGGCCCAGAGCCAACAAGAGACATCCGATGTGAATTCTGTGGTGAGTTCTTTGAGAACCGTAAGGGCCTGTCCAGCCATGCGCGCTCCCACCTGCGCCAGATGGGAGTGACTGAGTGGTATGTGAACGGCTCGCCCATTGACACACTGCGGGAGATATTGAAGAGACGGACCCAATCCAGGCCAGGTGGACACCTCCACCCACCAGGGCCTAGCCCAAAAACCCTAGCCAAGGTGGTGGGTAGCGGAGGTCCTGGCAGCTCATTAGAAGCTCACAGTCCCTCGGATCTTCACATCTCACCCCTGGCCAAGAagttgccaccaccaccaggcagtCCCCTGGGCCATTCACCaactgcttctcctcctcccacGGCCCGGAAGATGTTCTCAGGCCTTGCTACTCCTTCCCTGCCCAAGAAACTGAAGCCTGAACAAATGAGAGTGGAGATCAAGAGGGAGATGCCGCCAGGGTCCCTTCATGGGGAACCACACCCACCTGAGGGCCCCTGGGGCACCCCTCGAGAAGACTTGGCTCCTTTGAACCTGT CATCCAGGGCAGAGCCAGTGCGTGACATCCGTTGCGAGTTCTGTGGTGAGTTCTTCGAGAACCGCAAGGGCCTGTCCAGCCATGCGCGCTCCCACCTGCGCCAGATGGGTGTGACTGAGTGGTCTGTGAACGGCTCGCCCATTGACACACTGCGGGAGATCCTGAAGAAGAAGTCCAAGCTGTGCCTCATCAAGAAAGAGCCTCCAGCTGGAGACCTGGCTCCTGCCCTGGCTGAGGATGGCTCCCCCACAGCAGCTCCTGGGGCCATGCATTCCCCACTGCCTCTCTCACCCCTGGCTAGCCGGCCTGGAAAGCCAGGAGCTGGGCCAACCCAGGTTCCCCGGGAGCTCAGCCTGTCACCCATCTCGGGGGCTAAGCCCTCAGCCACCAGCTATATGGGCTCAGTGGCAACCAAACGGCCCCTACAGGAAGACCACTTCCTCCCAGCAGAGGTCAAGACCAAGACCTACATCCAGACTGAACTGCCCTTCAAGGCAAAGACTCTCCATGAGAAGACCTCCCACTCCT CCACCGAGGCCTGCTGTGAGCTTTGTGGCCTTTACTTTGAAAATCGCAAAGCCCTAGCCAGCCATGCGAGGGCGCACCTTCGGCAGTTCGGTGTGACGGAGTGGTGTGTCAATGGCTCTCCCATCGAGACTCTGAGTGAGTGGATCAAACACCGGCCTCAGAAAGCGGGCGCCTACCGAAGCTACATCCAGGGTGGCCGCCCCTTTACCAAGAAGTTCCGCAGTGCTGGCCATGGCCGTGACAGTGACAAGCGGCCACCCCTAGGGCTGGCACCTGGGGGCCTGTCCCTGGTTGGCCGAAGTGCTGGGGGGGAGCCAGGGCCTGAGGCTGGCAGGGCAGCTGACAGTGGTGAACGGCCTCTGGCAACCAGCCCACCTGGGACCGTGAAGTCAGAGGAGCACCAACGGCAGAATATTAACA AATTTGAACGCAGACAAGCCCGACCCCCAGATGCCTCTGCAGCTCGGGGTGGTGAGGAGGCCAATGACCTGCAACAGAAGCTGGAAGAAGTGCGGCAACCCCCACCCCGGGTCCGACCAGTCCCTTCCCTGGTGCCTCGCCCCCCCCAAACATCACTGGTCAAGTTTGTGGGGAACATCTATACCCTCAAGTGCAG GTTCTGTGAAGTGGAATTCCAGGGCCCACTCTCCATCCAGGAAGATTGGGTGCGGCATTTACAGCGGCACATCCTGGAGATGAACTTCTCCAAAGCAGACCCTCCGCCTGAGGAGCCCCAGGCGCCACAGGCACAGACAGCCGCTGTCGAGGCGCCCTAA
- the Wiz gene encoding protein Wiz isoform X4, whose protein sequence is MEGVLAGGLAAPDHPRGPERLPGPAPREDIEGGTDAAEGEGDIFRSAHYLPITKEGPRDILDGRSGISVANFDPGTFSLMRCDFCGAGFDTRAGLSSHARAHLRDFGITNWELTISPINILQELLATSAAELPPSPLDHEPSVPPGSFLTSRRPRLPLTMPFPPTWAEDPGPIYGDAQSLTTCEVCGACFETRKGLSSHARSHLRQLGVAESESSGAPIDLLYELVKQKGLPDAPLGLPPSLTKKSNSPKELVAGATRPGLLSLAKPMDAPAVNKAIKSPPGFSAKGLAHPSSSPVLKKAPLTLAGSPTPKNPEDKSPQLSLSPRPTSPKAQWSQSEDEGPLNLTSGPEPTRDIRCEFCGEFFENRKGLSSHARSHLRQMGVTEWYVNGSPIDTLREILKRRTQSRPGGHLHPPGPSPKTLAKVVGSGGPGSSLEAHSPSDLHISPLAKKLPPPPGSPLGHSPTASPPPTARKMFSGLATPSLPKKLKPEQMRVEIKREMPPGSLHGEPHPPEGPWGTPREDLAPLNLSSRAEPVRDIRCEFCGEFFENRKGLSSHARSHLRQMGVTEWSVNGSPIDTLREILKKKSKLCLIKKEPPAGDLAPALAEDGSPTAAPGAMHSPLPLSPLASRPGKPGAGPTQVPRELSLSPISGAKPSATSYMGSVATKRPLQEDHFLPAEVKTKTYIQTELPFKAKTLHEKTSHSSTEACCELCGLYFENRKALASHARAHLRQFGVTEWCVNGSPIETLSEWIKHRPQKAGAYRSYIQGGRPFTKKFRSAGHGRDSDKRPPLGLAPGGLSLVGRSAGGEPGPEAGRAADSGERPLATSPPGTVKSEEHQRQNINKFERRQARPPDASAARGGEEANDLQQKLEEVRQPPPRVRPVPSLVPRPPQTSLVKFVGNIYTLKCRFCEVEFQGPLSIQEDWVRHLQRHILEMNFSKADPPPEEPQAPQAQTAAVEAP, encoded by the exons TGGCTAACTTCGACCCGGGCACCTTTAGCCTGATGCGATGTGACTTCTGTGGGGCTGGTTTCGATACCCGGGCCGGCCTTTCCAGTCATGCCCGGGCCCACCTGCGTGACTTTGGCATCACCAACTGGGAGCTTACCATCTCACCCATCAACATCCTGCAAGAGCTGCTGGCCACCTCAGCAGCTGAGTTGCCCCCAAGTCCCCTGGACCATGAGCCTAGTGTGCCACCTGGAAGCTTCCTGACTTCACGACGGCCACGCTTGCCTCTCACCATGCCCTTCCCACCCACCTGGGCTGAGGACCCTGGGCCAATCTACGGAGATG CTCAGAGCCTGACTACCTGTGAGGTCTGCGGTGCCTGCTTTGAGACACGAAAGGGCCTGTCCAGCCACGCACGTTCACATCTGCGGCAGCTGGGGGTCGCAGAGTCAGAAAGTAGTGGTGCTCCCATTGACCTTCTCTACGAGCTGGTGAAGCAGAAGGGCCTGCCCGACGCTCCCCTTGGGCTGCCCCCCAGCCTGACCAAGAAGTCCAACTCACCAAAGGAGTTGGTTGCTGGGGCCACTAGgcctggcctgctcagcctggccAAACCTATGGATGCCCCCGCTGTCAACAAAGCCATCAAATCACCTCCAGGCTTCTCAGCCAAGGGCCTGGCCCACCCATCCAGCTCTCCAGTTCTCAAGAAGGCCCCACTGACTCTGGCAGGATCTCCTACACCCAAGAATCCTGAGGACAAGAGCCCCCAACTATCCCTGAGCCCCCGGCCGACCTCCCCAAAGGCACAGTGGTCCCAGTCTGAGGATGAAGGGCCTCTGAATCTCA cTTCAGGCCCAGAGCCAACAAGAGACATCCGATGTGAATTCTGTGGTGAGTTCTTTGAGAACCGTAAGGGCCTGTCCAGCCATGCGCGCTCCCACCTGCGCCAGATGGGAGTGACTGAGTGGTATGTGAACGGCTCGCCCATTGACACACTGCGGGAGATATTGAAGAGACGGACCCAATCCAGGCCAGGTGGACACCTCCACCCACCAGGGCCTAGCCCAAAAACCCTAGCCAAGGTGGTGGGTAGCGGAGGTCCTGGCAGCTCATTAGAAGCTCACAGTCCCTCGGATCTTCACATCTCACCCCTGGCCAAGAagttgccaccaccaccaggcagtCCCCTGGGCCATTCACCaactgcttctcctcctcccacGGCCCGGAAGATGTTCTCAGGCCTTGCTACTCCTTCCCTGCCCAAGAAACTGAAGCCTGAACAAATGAGAGTGGAGATCAAGAGGGAGATGCCGCCAGGGTCCCTTCATGGGGAACCACACCCACCTGAGGGCCCCTGGGGCACCCCTCGAGAAGACTTGGCTCCTTTGAACCTGT CATCCAGGGCAGAGCCAGTGCGTGACATCCGTTGCGAGTTCTGTGGTGAGTTCTTCGAGAACCGCAAGGGCCTGTCCAGCCATGCGCGCTCCCACCTGCGCCAGATGGGTGTGACTGAGTGGTCTGTGAACGGCTCGCCCATTGACACACTGCGGGAGATCCTGAAGAAGAAGTCCAAGCTGTGCCTCATCAAGAAAGAGCCTCCAGCTGGAGACCTGGCTCCTGCCCTGGCTGAGGATGGCTCCCCCACAGCAGCTCCTGGGGCCATGCATTCCCCACTGCCTCTCTCACCCCTGGCTAGCCGGCCTGGAAAGCCAGGAGCTGGGCCAACCCAGGTTCCCCGGGAGCTCAGCCTGTCACCCATCTCGGGGGCTAAGCCCTCAGCCACCAGCTATATGGGCTCAGTGGCAACCAAACGGCCCCTACAGGAAGACCACTTCCTCCCAGCAGAGGTCAAGACCAAGACCTACATCCAGACTGAACTGCCCTTCAAGGCAAAGACTCTCCATGAGAAGACCTCCCACTCCT CCACCGAGGCCTGCTGTGAGCTTTGTGGCCTTTACTTTGAAAATCGCAAAGCCCTAGCCAGCCATGCGAGGGCGCACCTTCGGCAGTTCGGTGTGACGGAGTGGTGTGTCAATGGCTCTCCCATCGAGACTCTGAGTGAGTGGATCAAACACCGGCCTCAGAAAGCGGGCGCCTACCGAAGCTACATCCAGGGTGGCCGCCCCTTTACCAAGAAGTTCCGCAGTGCTGGCCATGGCCGTGACAGTGACAAGCGGCCACCCCTAGGGCTGGCACCTGGGGGCCTGTCCCTGGTTGGCCGAAGTGCTGGGGGGGAGCCAGGGCCTGAGGCTGGCAGGGCAGCTGACAGTGGTGAACGGCCTCTGGCAACCAGCCCACCTGGGACCGTGAAGTCAGAGGAGCACCAACGGCAGAATATTAACA AATTTGAACGCAGACAAGCCCGACCCCCAGATGCCTCTGCAGCTCGGGGTGGTGAGGAGGCCAATGACCTGCAACAGAAGCTGGAAGAAGTGCGGCAACCCCCACCCCGGGTCCGACCAGTCCCTTCCCTGGTGCCTCGCCCCCCCCAAACATCACTGGTCAAGTTTGTGGGGAACATCTATACCCTCAAGTGCAG GTTCTGTGAAGTGGAATTCCAGGGCCCACTCTCCATCCAGGAAGATTGGGTGCGGCATTTACAGCGGCACATCCTGGAGATGAACTTCTCCAAAGCAGACCCTCCGCCTGAGGAGCCCCAGGCGCCACAGGCACAGACAGCCGCTGTCGAGGCGCCCTAA
- the Wiz gene encoding protein Wiz isoform X5 codes for MEGVLAGGLAAPDHPRGPERLPGPAPREDIEGGTDAAEGEGDIFRSAHYLPITKEGPRDILDGRSGISVANFDPGTFSLMRCDFCGAGFDTRAGLSSHARAHLRDFGITNWELTISPINILQELLATSAAELPPSPLDHEPSVPPGSFLTSRRPRLPLTMPFPPTWAEDPGPIYGDASGPEPTRDIRCEFCGEFFENRKGLSSHARSHLRQMGVTEWYVNGSPIDTLREILKRRTQSRPGGHLHPPGPSPKTLAKVVGSGGPGSSLEAHSPSDLHISPLAKKLPPPPGSPLGHSPTASPPPTARKMFSGLATPSLPKKLKPEQMRVEIKREMPPGSLHGEPHPPEGPWGTPREDLAPLNLSSRAEPVRDIRCEFCGEFFENRKGLSSHARSHLRQMGVTEWSVNGSPIDTLREILKKKSKLCLIKKEPPAGDLAPALAEDGSPTAAPGAMHSPLPLSPLASRPGKPGAGPTQVPRELSLSPISGAKPSATSYMGSVATKRPLQEDHFLPAEVKTKTYIQTELPFKAKTLHEKTSHSSTEACCELCGLYFENRKALASHARAHLRQFGVTEWCVNGSPIETLSEWIKHRPQKAGAYRSYIQGGRPFTKKFRSAGHGRDSDKRPPLGLAPGGLSLVGRSAGGEPGPEAGRAADSGERPLATSPPGTVKSEEHQRQNINKFERRQARPPDASAARGGEEANDLQQKLEEVRQPPPRVRPVPSLVPRPPQTSLVKFVGNIYTLKCRFCEVEFQGPLSIQEDWVRHLQRHILEMNFSKADPPPEEPQAPQAQTAAVEAP; via the exons TGGCTAACTTCGACCCGGGCACCTTTAGCCTGATGCGATGTGACTTCTGTGGGGCTGGTTTCGATACCCGGGCCGGCCTTTCCAGTCATGCCCGGGCCCACCTGCGTGACTTTGGCATCACCAACTGGGAGCTTACCATCTCACCCATCAACATCCTGCAAGAGCTGCTGGCCACCTCAGCAGCTGAGTTGCCCCCAAGTCCCCTGGACCATGAGCCTAGTGTGCCACCTGGAAGCTTCCTGACTTCACGACGGCCACGCTTGCCTCTCACCATGCCCTTCCCACCCACCTGGGCTGAGGACCCTGGGCCAATCTACGGAGATG cTTCAGGCCCAGAGCCAACAAGAGACATCCGATGTGAATTCTGTGGTGAGTTCTTTGAGAACCGTAAGGGCCTGTCCAGCCATGCGCGCTCCCACCTGCGCCAGATGGGAGTGACTGAGTGGTATGTGAACGGCTCGCCCATTGACACACTGCGGGAGATATTGAAGAGACGGACCCAATCCAGGCCAGGTGGACACCTCCACCCACCAGGGCCTAGCCCAAAAACCCTAGCCAAGGTGGTGGGTAGCGGAGGTCCTGGCAGCTCATTAGAAGCTCACAGTCCCTCGGATCTTCACATCTCACCCCTGGCCAAGAagttgccaccaccaccaggcagtCCCCTGGGCCATTCACCaactgcttctcctcctcccacGGCCCGGAAGATGTTCTCAGGCCTTGCTACTCCTTCCCTGCCCAAGAAACTGAAGCCTGAACAAATGAGAGTGGAGATCAAGAGGGAGATGCCGCCAGGGTCCCTTCATGGGGAACCACACCCACCTGAGGGCCCCTGGGGCACCCCTCGAGAAGACTTGGCTCCTTTGAACCTGT CATCCAGGGCAGAGCCAGTGCGTGACATCCGTTGCGAGTTCTGTGGTGAGTTCTTCGAGAACCGCAAGGGCCTGTCCAGCCATGCGCGCTCCCACCTGCGCCAGATGGGTGTGACTGAGTGGTCTGTGAACGGCTCGCCCATTGACACACTGCGGGAGATCCTGAAGAAGAAGTCCAAGCTGTGCCTCATCAAGAAAGAGCCTCCAGCTGGAGACCTGGCTCCTGCCCTGGCTGAGGATGGCTCCCCCACAGCAGCTCCTGGGGCCATGCATTCCCCACTGCCTCTCTCACCCCTGGCTAGCCGGCCTGGAAAGCCAGGAGCTGGGCCAACCCAGGTTCCCCGGGAGCTCAGCCTGTCACCCATCTCGGGGGCTAAGCCCTCAGCCACCAGCTATATGGGCTCAGTGGCAACCAAACGGCCCCTACAGGAAGACCACTTCCTCCCAGCAGAGGTCAAGACCAAGACCTACATCCAGACTGAACTGCCCTTCAAGGCAAAGACTCTCCATGAGAAGACCTCCCACTCCT CCACCGAGGCCTGCTGTGAGCTTTGTGGCCTTTACTTTGAAAATCGCAAAGCCCTAGCCAGCCATGCGAGGGCGCACCTTCGGCAGTTCGGTGTGACGGAGTGGTGTGTCAATGGCTCTCCCATCGAGACTCTGAGTGAGTGGATCAAACACCGGCCTCAGAAAGCGGGCGCCTACCGAAGCTACATCCAGGGTGGCCGCCCCTTTACCAAGAAGTTCCGCAGTGCTGGCCATGGCCGTGACAGTGACAAGCGGCCACCCCTAGGGCTGGCACCTGGGGGCCTGTCCCTGGTTGGCCGAAGTGCTGGGGGGGAGCCAGGGCCTGAGGCTGGCAGGGCAGCTGACAGTGGTGAACGGCCTCTGGCAACCAGCCCACCTGGGACCGTGAAGTCAGAGGAGCACCAACGGCAGAATATTAACA AATTTGAACGCAGACAAGCCCGACCCCCAGATGCCTCTGCAGCTCGGGGTGGTGAGGAGGCCAATGACCTGCAACAGAAGCTGGAAGAAGTGCGGCAACCCCCACCCCGGGTCCGACCAGTCCCTTCCCTGGTGCCTCGCCCCCCCCAAACATCACTGGTCAAGTTTGTGGGGAACATCTATACCCTCAAGTGCAG GTTCTGTGAAGTGGAATTCCAGGGCCCACTCTCCATCCAGGAAGATTGGGTGCGGCATTTACAGCGGCACATCCTGGAGATGAACTTCTCCAAAGCAGACCCTCCGCCTGAGGAGCCCCAGGCGCCACAGGCACAGACAGCCGCTGTCGAGGCGCCCTAA